The window TCCATTTTGTAACCAAAACACTTAAAATCACAACTTAAACCTCAATGcactaataatttttttttttcacaaactTGGATTAAAAAGAAATGAACCTCAAATAATCCAAAATGGAATAATGGGTTCTCAAGAAAATTACgagttttttgtattttttttttttggttgagtTTAGAGAGATGTAGTTCTCTCTCTGTTTCAAAATGGTTAAAATGAACAAAAGAatgaaaggcaaagaaaagagtTGCTGTTCAAGTCTAAAGGTAGAGAGGGTTTATATAGTCAGCTATTTCAAAATAGGCGGCTGTTAAATTTGATGAAGgtcaacataaaaagaaaaaagaaaaaagaaaaaggaaaaattgtgACTTTAGTCCCTTAGAATTTGATGATTCTGATCTTAGTCCTTGTAACGTTTGGTTAAGCACTTTTAAATAATTGGTATTTGCCTTTTCATCTCGATAACCGTTAATCTTCACAAATTTAGCTAGTAAGTGCAAAACTATTAAATTATTGATGTGTTACGTTAAATTTATAATATTCCTACAAATTTGAGAGTAATGTAGAAATACTGTATTTAAATATGAAATACTTCCTACATAGAACGACCAAAAACACATAGTTAGCTAATTGAGGGTGAAATGAGCTTGGCCAAATGTATCAAGGACTAAAAGTAAAATTTAGTAATGATTGAGAGACCAAAAGTACAATTATGCaaaataaaatatatgtattgtattcattgaaaatataaacTACTTTAAAATCCCAAATGCCACTTTCTTTGAATCTTCATAATAACCACACGCTTTAATATACTCCAACTTGCTGCCTAAAAAAATCTACAAAAATAAAGAGGAATAAGGCTAATAAATGATCGTAGGAATGGGAAGAAACAATATGTATGGGGCATGGGGTCACTGATGACCTCATTGACGGTCTCAACTTGTAACTACACAGTATGAAGTTAATTTTGTCGACATTTATTTcctttattcaattttttttctacTTCGAATTTCTCATCTTTGATTGCATTTGCCTATCATTCTTGAATCTTGATTCACTTATTTCTATGTTCATACAAATGCATAAAGAATTTACTAAAAGAAGTACTCCCCCGTcggtgaaaaaaaaaatatttcatttgTACTCCTTGCGTCTCATATTATAGAAGTTTAAGATAAGATTGTTTAtcttgtctcaaattatttgttattttggaAGTTCAAGATAAAATTAATAATCTTTTTTTTTACCTGTAGTAATAATTATCCTTGAAGATTACAAACTCCTCAATTATGAATAACTTTGTTCAAATAGCATTGAAGAAAGATTAAATATTAAGATATGAATAAGGGTAAGTAGTCAAAATTCTAtcctaattaatttttcttaaggGACGTGTACAAGAGAATCATGACAGATAATATTAGTGGAGAGAGTACCTTTTTAGTTGTCATGTTTCATTTTTTAGAgtcaatttgatttttttaaattaaattatattaatttaatattttaaagataaaatttAGATATAAAAATTATACGAGAAGTATCAACTTGCAATTATTCTCATATTAATATgatgaaaaaaatataaattccTTTCACGCCATGCTTGTACTACCTCCGGTTTCAAATATTAGTCGTTTTATCAAACttaatttatttgaaaaacaattgacgctttattaaaagaaaaagtcaCTTATAGTATTTCCTGAATCAACCTATAGTATTTCAATTAGTAAAGTATTAATTAAGTAAAGACAGTCCAGAGAAAATAAAGGACAATTTGGATAATACTCTaatgatttatttttttataaataaagaaACTTTTAACCAAGTATAATTGTAcatcacaaaacaaaacaaaacaaaaaaaataagattTGGACAGCAGCACAAACCTGCTAAATCCCAGCAAACTTCTACCTAACATATTCATGTACAACACTATTACATCGGCTCAAAATCTAACTAGGATGGAAATCAAAGTGTTCCATGTCTCTTTGCTTATAGTAATATGGCATATGCGGCATATGCCAGGGTCAATTAGTTGGTTAGTTGAAGTTGTTAATGTAagttaagggtagtttagtcatttTACATTTAttaatctttttcttcttctgctCTTATATATAACGACATAGAAGAGCAATAGAACAGTGGCTTGCTTATTCTCTCAATTTaccaaatctctctctctctcaaaataCTTCTAGAACATTCCTCCATGATGCCCTTGATTGATCCTTGTATTTTAGCATGGTATTAGAGCAGCGTACCAGGATTACATCATGCTAGATATTTGATTTCTTCTTTTACATTTCGATCCCTGATTAATCCAATTGTTGAAGCTCATTAAAATTGAGCAATCTCGGAGACTGATTCGTCAATATCGGAAATGACGGCAATTGATCACAATCATCTGATGTATATTGGAACTTCTGATGCTCCTAGCTCAGTTGTGATACCTTAAAGCTCACATGCTCGAAGAACTACGGGCTATGGAGTAGATCGATGAGAATTGCACTTTTGGGGAAGAAGAAATTAGGTTTTATTACTGGAGTTGCAGTAGGAGTACATATGAAGGAGAACTATTAGAGCAATGGGTGACTTGCAATGCTATTCTTCTCTCATGGATTATGAACAATGTGGAACCAGAACTTCTAAGTGGAGTTGTGTATGTGTCTGATGCATACCTCGTATGGGAAGATCTGCGAGAAAGATTCAATAAGGTAAATTGTGTTAGGATCTTTCAATTATATAGTGAAATTGCCACATTATCTCAAGGAACTAGCACTGTTCCAGCGTATTTTTCGAAATTAAAGGAGTTATGACATGAATATGATGTTTTTGGTTCCATTTCTTAATTGCTATGAGAAATTGAAAGATCATCAGAAAATTTGCATCAATAAAGAGCTATGCAATTCTTGTCTGGTTTGAATGAATCATATGACCAAACTAGAAGGCAAATCTTCATGAAAACAAATGCACCTAGCCTAAATCAATCTTATGCTATGATTATCCAAgataaaagtcaacaaaaaatatGAGTGAATATTGTAACTACTGATAAAATAGAGCCATTAGCTATGCAAgcaggaagaggaagaggaaggagACAGTACCTTCAGTGTGAATTTTGCCATTTAAAAGGACATACTAAGGAGAATTGTTATAAGATCATTGGCTACCCTGATGATTTTGTTCTAAAAAGGAGTTATGGTGAAGGAGTAAGGACTCAAGGTGATTGGCAACAGATTCTTGGCATTGGGAATAAGAATGGTACCAATACTAGTAAACCTGGGTGGAATAATCCTAATGTTGGCAAGCATGGTGGAAATGATGTTGGTAATGGCAAACTAGGTGGTTGGAGAAGAGAACCCATGGCTATGATCAACAGTGCAGATGTAAGTACATCTTCTATGCAGGATATGGGAGATAGTTCATCTGGAGCTGTTGAGCATATGGGATATCATTACTTAACCAATAACCAATACAATCAAATTTTGAGCCTCTTAAATAAGGAATCTGGAGAGCACCAGTCAAATATGGCAGGTACAGGTGAGGTTAAATGTTTGATAAGTAGCTTTACACAGAAATCAGAGGAGAAGAAATGGGTTGTAGATTCAGCTGCTACCCATCATATTGCTTCTGATTAGAATTACTATCAGATATTAAGTGTACAAGAAAAACTGATAAAGATAGGGTGCATCTCCCTACTGGAGAACAGACTAATATTACTCACGTTGGTAGTGCATCCCTATTAAATAAGAGAAAGATTAAAGATGTGCTTTTTGTTCCCAACTTCAAATTTAATTTGCTCTCAGTAGCAAGGCTAACAAAGGAGCTGAAATGTAATGCCAATTTCTTTCCTGATTTTTGTGTGTTTCAGGATCTTTGGAATGATAAGGTGAAGGAGATTGCTAAAGAGAGAGGAGGTTTATATGTTCTTGGAGGACTGGCTAACAGAATAAAGACACTTAATGCTATAAGCAGGGCAAGCAAAAATTCAAGTGAAGTATGGCACAACAGGCTAGGTCACCCACCCTCATCAGTAATGAAATATGTAGTAGGTTTAGGAATGACAATGGGGCGGGTGCGGGGCGGGTTGGAGCTTAACCGGCAAAATTtcaacccgccccgccccgcaattttttttttcgtttttttactaaaaaaataCAAGTTTAATATTTCACTTTTTTCAGTTTCTTAAACCCCTCATAtggatccaaatattatatttctaTTTTCAGAGATTATAAATCTGTGCATGCATTTCTAATTCATTACTCTTAGCGCATATATTTACATAAATCTCTGTCTTTTAAAATTTTCCTTTTGAATGTACTTATCATAGAGTTTGCCAAATACTGCGAAAAGGAGTGGACAATAATGTTCTTTGATAATCTGGAGCAATGTGATCAGCAATAACTGAAAAAGAAATTCTTTGATTCTCACATTTTTCATTTCCCACAATTGAGAGATTGaatgaaataaagaaatagaacGAGGGAACATCACttgaaaatggaaagagaaaAGCTTGAATTGGAGCTTATATACAAAGTCCAAGTTCAGTTCTATGAGGAAACCCGCAAGGAAACCCGCAACCGCCCAGCCCCGtattagtttttgaaaaaacagTTTCAACCTGCCCCGCATAAGATCAAATCTACCCCACCCCGCATAAGATTAAACCTGCCCCGCCCCGCACCCACACCGTCCCATTGCCATCCCTAAGTAGGTTTACATAATAAGGAAAATAAGATGTCACACGAAAATATTTAGTATGTCCACTAGCAAAGCAGACTAGATTGAAGTTTCCAATGAGTAATTCCAGAACAAAAGTAGTATTTCATCTTGTACATATGGACCTATGGGGACCCTATAAAATTGCCACATTTGATAAGAAACATTACTTCTTAACAATTATGGATGATTACTCTACATATACATGGGTGCTCTTTTTGCAGTTAAAATCTAAAGCAGTAGTGGCAATAAAACAGTTCATTATCATATTTCAAAATCAGTTTGGTATTGTGATTAAGATGATAAGATCAGATAATGGATCTGAATTCTCTAATGCACAATGTTCAGAGCTGTTAACAGGTCTTGGTATAATTCACTAAAGTAGTTGCCCTTATACTCCACAGCGGAATGGCATATTGGAGAGAAGGCACAGATATATACATGATACTGCCAGGGTCTTGAAGTTTCAGTGAGCAATTCCAATCATATACTGGGGAATATGTGTTAAAACATCAGTATACCTAATTAATAGGTTGCCATCGAGTGTTCTAGGGGAAAAAACTCTATTTGAATTGTTATATCACAAGAAGGCTAATATTGCACACTTGAGAGTTATGGTCTGTTTGTGTTATGCAACAAATTTGGTCAAGATAGACAAGTTTGCAGAAAGAGCCAAAGCAGTTATTCTCATAGGATATTTTGAAACACAAAAGGGTTATGTCCTGTTTGATTTAGACACAAAGCAATTCTTCACAAGTAGAGATGTTATATTCAGAGAATCAGAGTTTTCATTTGCTAAGAAAGATGGAAACAGTTCATTGGATGCACAGGAATATATAGAGGAAGGAATACTGCAATTCTCACTTCTGCACACACAGCCAGGCAGCAACATATATGATAGGAATGTCTCAACCTCAACAGCAGAGGATATGGTTGTGCAAGACAATAGACAGAATGATTTGCAGGACAACAATCTACTAGCCCTACATGAGACAAATATTGATGATATGCATGAAGTTCCTCAAAATGTGGAGGATATGGACATTGTTTATGCAGGTACACAGAGTAATGGACATCATGATGGTGTAGAAGCTCTAAACAGCAAACAGGAAGATGAAGGTGACAAGAACTTAAAACCTGAACGAAAATCCACAAGGTAAATTAAGGGAGTCAATATAGATGAGGGATTATGTCACAACAAAGAAGACAATCGGTTGCACCTATCCCATTTCAAACTACCTGACCTATGATCATACTAGTGCAAGTTATCAATGCTATTTAGCTAATTTCTCTCAACTAACAGAACCACAGACATTaaaggaagcactaaaggacaaCAGGTGGATAGAGGCTATGAAGGAAGAAGTAAAAGCACTGGAAGATAACAACACATGGGAAATAGTGAACATACCAGAAGGTAAGAATACTGTTGGATCCAAATAGGTGTACAAGATCAAGTTCAAGGCAGATGGAGAAGTGGAAAGATTTAAGGCAAGGTTGGTTGCAAAAGAATACAGTCAAAGGGAAGGTTTGGACTATCATGATACTTTCTCACCAGTGGCAGAAATAGTCAATGTGAGATCTGTCATTTCTTTAGCTGCATCAAGAGGTtggaatttatttcaaaatggATGTTTATAATGCATTCTTGCCAGGAGATCTAAATGAGAACTTGTACATGGAGTTGCCTAAAGGTTTCAGAAGGAAAGGAGAGCAGAAGGTATGCAAATTGCTCAAATCTCTGTATGGACTTAAGCAGGCCTCACGATAGTGGAATATCAAGC of the Nicotiana tabacum cultivar K326 chromosome 7, ASM71507v2, whole genome shotgun sequence genome contains:
- the LOC142162050 gene encoding uncharacterized protein LOC142162050, which gives rise to MVCLCYATNLVKIDKFAERAKAVILIGYFETQKGYVLFDLDTKQFFTSRDVIFRESEFSFAKKDGNSSLDAQEYIEEGILQFSLLHTQPGSNIYDRNVSTSTAEDMVVQDNRQNDLQDNNLLALHETNIDDMHEVPQNVEDMDIVYAGTQSNGHHDGVEALNSKQEDEGDKNLKPERKSTRTTDIKGSTKGQQVYKIKFKADGEVERFKARLVAKEYSQREGLDYHDTFSPVAEIVNVRSVISLAASRGDLNENLYMELPKGFRRKGEQKTVSRSSAEAAYRSMAASIAEVTWLLGLFKELGVSIAQPITFFSDSKSAIQLAANPVLQERTKHIEIDCHFIRDKIKKGTVKAVHVNTKE